One genomic segment of Pseudomonas chlororaphis subsp. aurantiaca includes these proteins:
- a CDS encoding efflux RND transporter periplasmic adaptor subunit yields MKPGLSAMKSKPLKFAALSAVGLALLSALSGCGPDQVLAPPAPPTVSVSQPVNRQIIDWDSFTGRFEATDSVEVRSRVSGYLEEVAFTDGAIVKKGDLLFVIDSRSFQAAVVQAQGKLAQVRSQLALAEQEYARAKVLIESKTIARSLYDQRLQARQAAQAEVLSAEGALSNARLDLEFTRITAPMSGRISRKLISEGNLVNGGNNNATLLTTIVSLDPIDIYFDIDEQSYLKYRRQEQGAVGQNPVRIALPGQSEPTLSGRMDFIDNRLDPSTGTLRQRARVANPDLRLSPGQFGRVQFSGRPSYQALLLPDTAISVDATRKVVYVLNAQNQVELRPVQLGKLHDGLREVASGLLPEDRVIVDGIQRVRVGETATASEQALALAPKASASEGAPL; encoded by the coding sequence ATGAAACCAGGATTATCCGCGATGAAGTCCAAACCCTTGAAGTTTGCCGCATTGTCGGCCGTCGGCCTGGCGCTGCTGTCGGCGTTGTCCGGCTGCGGTCCGGACCAGGTACTGGCCCCGCCCGCGCCGCCGACGGTTTCGGTGAGCCAGCCGGTGAACCGGCAGATCATCGATTGGGACAGTTTCACCGGACGTTTCGAGGCTACCGATTCGGTGGAAGTGCGTTCGCGGGTCAGCGGCTACCTGGAAGAGGTCGCCTTCACCGACGGCGCCATCGTCAAGAAGGGCGACCTGCTGTTCGTCATCGATTCGCGCTCCTTCCAGGCCGCGGTGGTCCAGGCCCAGGGCAAGCTGGCCCAGGTACGTTCGCAACTGGCCCTGGCCGAGCAGGAGTATGCCCGGGCCAAGGTGCTGATCGAGTCGAAGACCATTGCCCGCAGCCTGTATGACCAGCGCTTGCAGGCGCGGCAGGCGGCCCAGGCCGAAGTCCTGAGCGCCGAAGGCGCCTTGAGCAATGCCCGGCTCGACCTGGAGTTCACTCGCATCACCGCGCCCATGAGCGGGCGGATCAGCCGCAAGCTGATCAGCGAAGGCAACCTGGTCAATGGCGGCAACAACAATGCGACCCTGCTGACCACCATCGTGTCCCTGGACCCCATCGACATCTACTTCGATATCGATGAGCAGAGCTACCTCAAGTACCGCCGCCAGGAGCAGGGCGCCGTGGGCCAGAACCCGGTGCGCATCGCCTTGCCGGGGCAGAGCGAGCCGACCCTGAGCGGGCGCATGGACTTCATCGACAATCGCCTCGACCCGTCCACCGGCACCCTGCGCCAGCGCGCCCGGGTGGCCAACCCGGATTTGCGCCTGAGCCCGGGGCAGTTCGGGCGTGTGCAGTTCTCCGGGCGCCCGAGCTATCAGGCGCTGTTGCTGCCGGACACGGCGATCAGCGTCGATGCCACGCGCAAGGTGGTCTATGTGCTCAATGCGCAGAACCAGGTGGAACTGCGTCCGGTGCAACTGGGCAAGCTGCATGACGGCCTGCGCGAAGTCGCCAGCGGCCTGCTGCCCGAGGACCGGGTAATCGTCGACGGCATCCAGCGGGTGCGCGTCGGCGAGACCGCGACCGCCAGCGAGCAGGCCCTGGCGCTGGCGCCGAAGGCCTCGGCCAGCGAAGGAGCGCCGCTATGA
- a CDS encoding YniB family protein, which yields MNYTQAQLKYRLSIAAGALLFTGALISTVFSTLKMLHWRLDSYTTAAATINRPIKNFMFTVYENTRPLDWFWDNSPTPDFIRLSNPPHWKFLVIYLLIFVGAALFTWGRTLMRKVEEVEPLIQARLNAPAEEGVAVMTLQQLEESTPVEAVPSFFSQVRLLCVLPLGIAVVYLGVLWMLRIL from the coding sequence ATGAATTACACCCAGGCCCAACTGAAATACCGGCTGTCCATCGCCGCAGGCGCGTTGCTGTTTACCGGCGCCTTGATCTCCACCGTGTTTTCCACCCTGAAAATGCTCCACTGGCGCCTGGACAGCTACACCACCGCCGCGGCGACCATCAACCGCCCGATCAAGAACTTCATGTTCACCGTCTATGAAAACACCCGGCCCCTGGACTGGTTCTGGGACAACAGCCCCACCCCGGACTTTATCCGCCTGAGCAACCCGCCCCACTGGAAATTCCTGGTGATCTACCTGTTGATCTTCGTCGGCGCGGCCCTGTTCACCTGGGGCCGGACCCTGATGCGCAAAGTCGAAGAAGTCGAACCGCTGATCCAGGCTCGACTCAACGCGCCAGCAGAAGAAGGTGTCGCGGTCATGACGTTGCAGCAACTGGAGGAGTCGACTCCGGTGGAAGCCGTGCCTTCGTTCTTTTCGCAGGTTCGACTGCTTTGTGTGCTGCCGTTGGGGATAGCCGTGGTTTATTTGGGTGTGCTGTGGATGTTGCGCATTCTGTAA
- a CDS encoding ABC transporter ATP-binding protein — protein sequence MLDVQAVCKSYATPQGPLTVLQGVDLHLEQGGSLALMGESGSGKSTLLHLIAGLDKVDRGSIRIGEQQLERMNENQLANWRRTEVGLVFQQFNLIGSLRVEDNLGFQARLAGRFDERWQAQLVERLGLGDLLLRYPEQLSGGQQQRVALGRALAGKPRLLLADEPTGSLDEATSDDVLQLLLELLADTPTSLLMVTHSQRVASRLGRIAVLHGGRLAGAGEH from the coding sequence ATGCTCGATGTTCAAGCCGTCTGCAAAAGCTACGCCACGCCCCAGGGCCCGTTGACGGTGTTGCAGGGGGTCGACCTGCACCTGGAGCAGGGCGGCAGCCTGGCGCTGATGGGCGAGTCGGGCAGTGGCAAGAGCACCTTGCTGCACTTGATCGCCGGCCTGGACAAGGTCGATCGCGGCAGCATCCGCATCGGCGAGCAGCAGCTGGAGCGGATGAACGAAAACCAGCTGGCCAACTGGCGGCGGACCGAAGTCGGGCTGGTGTTCCAGCAGTTCAACCTGATCGGCAGCCTGCGGGTGGAGGACAACCTGGGGTTCCAGGCGCGGCTGGCCGGGCGTTTCGATGAGCGCTGGCAGGCGCAACTGGTGGAGCGCCTGGGCCTGGGGGATCTGCTGCTGCGTTATCCGGAGCAACTGTCCGGCGGCCAGCAACAGCGGGTGGCCCTGGGCCGTGCCCTGGCCGGCAAACCGCGGCTGCTGCTGGCCGACGAACCCACCGGCAGCCTCGACGAAGCCACCAGCGATGACGTGCTGCAACTGTTGCTGGAGCTGCTGGCCGATACCCCCACCAGTCTGTTGATGGTCACCCACAGCCAGCGCGTGGCCAGTCGCCTGGGGCGGATCGCGGTGCTGCATGGCGGGCGTCTGGCCGGCGCGGGCGAGCACTGA
- a CDS encoding TonB-dependent receptor: MVVSSRIYPASLSLLGILVVPDLQAETESALTLPATAVNSEYSEQSYMPTESRSALKIDAPLRDIPQTVNVIPQSVIKDQGAQSMEDVLKNVPGVGLSNGDGQRDQVTIRGFSAIGDMYVDGIRDDALYFRDLSNVERVEVIKGPAAVLYGRGSSGGLINSISKKPNFAPKQEVGVSFDSEGKKRTQFDAGWADQQHNDKAFRVTGALENSDTFRDDGYIDRKAIAPSAYFKLSDDLELNLGATYLYDKRLIDFGIPARGNRPVDVDRDKRFGSADPDDDYTRSEVFSFTAGIDYRINDDFSLSNTSRYYHYDLDRNNTLADSSPTRFVTAPNGELLVKLNRGNVQRKEDGWFNQTELKQQAVLAGMNHSLLYGVELGRQVKDQSVFSQSNVARVPVYRDALVDVPFQANRQTAKGSNTQDTAGFYVQDLIELTPHWKALLGVRYDVFDQEYSDDLTHSSLSRTDTTWSPRVGLVYQPDQIQSYYISVSRSYQPSAEMFALSTSNQDLEPEETTNFEIGGKWDLFDNRLALTAALFRLERTHMKTTDPANPSKLVLAGEQRTDGLELTASGQLSDKWQVYAGYAYLDAEITKSNSRTNGVANEGQTPTLTPRHSANLWLVRSLTQEWRVGMGANYVDERYTALDNQVVMPAYTTVDAALLYNLPKWDMALRLRNVFDKDYYASAHGSVDLITPGAPRTLELSANYRF, encoded by the coding sequence ATGGTGGTTTCATCGCGCATTTACCCAGCCTCTCTATCGTTGCTGGGCATTCTGGTCGTACCTGATCTACAGGCAGAAACGGAGTCTGCTCTAACCCTTCCGGCCACCGCTGTGAACAGTGAGTACAGCGAGCAGAGCTACATGCCGACCGAGAGCAGGAGTGCGTTGAAGATCGATGCGCCGCTGCGTGATATCCCGCAAACCGTCAACGTGATCCCCCAGAGCGTGATCAAGGATCAGGGCGCGCAGTCGATGGAGGACGTGCTGAAAAATGTCCCCGGTGTCGGCCTGTCCAACGGCGATGGTCAGCGCGATCAGGTCACCATCCGCGGTTTCAGCGCCATTGGCGACATGTACGTCGATGGCATTCGCGACGACGCCCTGTATTTCCGCGACCTGTCCAACGTCGAGCGGGTGGAGGTGATCAAGGGGCCCGCGGCGGTGCTTTATGGCCGCGGCTCATCCGGCGGTCTGATCAACAGCATCAGCAAGAAGCCCAACTTCGCCCCCAAGCAGGAAGTGGGTGTCAGCTTCGACAGCGAGGGTAAAAAGCGCACGCAATTCGACGCCGGTTGGGCCGACCAGCAGCACAACGACAAGGCGTTCCGGGTCACGGGGGCGCTGGAGAACAGCGACACTTTCCGCGATGACGGTTATATCGACCGCAAGGCCATCGCGCCGTCGGCCTACTTCAAGCTCTCGGACGATCTGGAACTGAACCTGGGCGCTACCTATCTGTACGACAAGCGCCTGATCGACTTCGGCATCCCGGCGCGTGGCAATCGCCCGGTCGATGTGGACCGTGACAAGCGCTTCGGTTCCGCCGACCCGGATGACGACTACACCCGCAGCGAGGTGTTTTCGTTCACGGCGGGTATCGACTACCGCATCAACGACGACTTCAGCCTGAGCAACACCAGCCGTTACTACCACTACGATCTGGATCGCAACAACACGCTCGCCGACTCCAGTCCGACTCGCTTCGTCACCGCGCCCAATGGCGAACTGCTGGTAAAGCTCAACCGCGGCAATGTGCAGCGCAAGGAAGATGGCTGGTTCAACCAGACCGAGCTCAAGCAACAGGCGGTGCTCGCCGGGATGAACCACAGCCTGCTTTATGGCGTGGAGCTGGGGCGCCAGGTGAAGGACCAGTCGGTGTTCAGCCAATCCAATGTGGCGCGGGTGCCGGTATATCGCGATGCCCTGGTCGATGTGCCGTTCCAGGCCAACCGGCAGACCGCCAAGGGCAGCAACACCCAGGACACCGCCGGCTTCTATGTGCAGGACCTGATCGAACTGACGCCCCACTGGAAAGCCCTTTTGGGCGTGCGCTATGACGTGTTCGACCAGGAGTACTCCGACGACCTGACCCACAGCAGCCTGTCCCGCACGGATACCACCTGGAGCCCGCGCGTCGGCCTGGTGTATCAGCCTGACCAGATCCAGTCCTATTACATCTCGGTCAGCCGTTCCTACCAGCCGTCCGCGGAAATGTTTGCCCTGAGTACCAGCAACCAGGACCTGGAGCCGGAAGAGACCACCAACTTCGAGATCGGCGGCAAGTGGGACCTGTTCGACAACCGGCTGGCCTTGACCGCGGCGCTGTTCCGTCTGGAACGCACCCATATGAAAACCACCGATCCGGCGAACCCGAGCAAGCTGGTGCTGGCGGGTGAGCAGCGTACCGATGGTCTGGAACTGACCGCCAGCGGGCAGTTGAGCGACAAATGGCAGGTCTATGCCGGCTATGCCTATCTGGATGCCGAGATCACCAAGTCCAACAGCCGTACCAACGGGGTCGCCAACGAAGGCCAGACTCCGACCCTGACCCCGCGCCACAGTGCCAATCTATGGTTGGTGCGTTCCCTGACCCAGGAATGGCGGGTAGGCATGGGGGCGAACTATGTCGATGAGCGTTACACCGCCCTGGACAACCAGGTGGTCATGCCGGCCTACACCACGGTGGATGCGGCCTTGCTGTATAACCTGCCGAAATGGGACATGGCCCTGCGCCTGCGTAACGTTTTCGACAAGGACTATTACGCCTCGGCGCATGGCTCGGTGGACCTGATCACGCCCGGCGCGCCACGGACCCTGGAGCTGAGCGCCAACTATCGGTTCTGA
- a CDS encoding peroxiredoxin, which yields MAIRIGDEAPDFTADTTEGPLHFHEWIGDKWAILFSHPKDFTPVCTTELGYMARLKPEFDKRNTKIVGLSIDPVSDHKAWIGDIQETQGHAVNYPMIGDENLVVAKLYDMIHPNASGGARTAVDNATVRSVFIIGPDKKVKAMLVYPMSAGRNFDEVLRLLDSLQLNAKHTVATPVNWRPGEDVIIPTSVSDEDARKKYPQGFKTLKPYLRTVQQPK from the coding sequence ATGGCAATCCGCATTGGCGACGAAGCACCCGATTTCACTGCCGACACGACCGAAGGTCCGCTGCATTTCCACGAGTGGATCGGCGATAAATGGGCAATCCTGTTCTCCCACCCCAAGGACTTCACCCCGGTGTGCACCACCGAGCTCGGTTATATGGCCAGGCTCAAGCCGGAATTCGACAAACGCAACACCAAGATTGTCGGGCTCAGTATCGACCCGGTCAGCGACCATAAGGCCTGGATTGGCGACATCCAGGAAACCCAGGGGCATGCGGTCAACTACCCGATGATTGGCGACGAAAACCTGGTGGTGGCCAAGCTCTACGACATGATCCACCCCAATGCCAGTGGCGGCGCGCGCACCGCCGTGGACAACGCCACCGTGCGTTCGGTGTTCATCATCGGCCCGGACAAGAAGGTCAAGGCCATGCTGGTCTACCCGATGAGCGCCGGGCGCAATTTCGATGAGGTGCTGCGCCTGCTCGATTCCCTGCAACTGAATGCCAAGCACACCGTCGCCACCCCGGTGAACTGGCGCCCGGGCGAGGACGTGATCATTCCCACCTCGGTATCCGACGAGGACGCCAGGAAGAAATATCCGCAAGGCTTCAAGACGTTGAAGCCTTATCTGCGCACCGTGCAGCAACCGAAGTAA
- a CDS encoding ABC transporter permease, which translates to MAGVWPARASTEVRVFWHSLRALLSHWRRHPVQFFSVLTGLWLATSLLTGVQALNSQARDSYAKASQLIGGAPQSSLATTNGAPFSQDVFVGLRRAGWPVSPVVQGRLTLKGHEQQRLQLLGIEPLSLPAGSAVAGQVLDSARMVEFVSPPGNTWIAPQTLQALGYREGDRPTTASGQPLPPLHSQADMAPGLLLVDIGFAQSLLGLPQQLSRLLLPADFAASAPALPDEFKGLLVLKRGSEENDLARLTESFHLNLDALGFLSFLVGLFIVHAAIGLALEQRRGLLRTLRACGVSARMLIACLCVELGGLALLGGLAGVLSGYLLASVLLPDVAASLRGLYGAEVAGQLSLSPWWWFGGIGLSLLGALLAGANSLLRAARLPLLALADPQAWHQAYARWLRRQAWVATALAALAGAAWIWGDSLGSGFVLMAGLLLGAALGLPVLLNGLLSVLLGRSRSVLGQWFLADCRQQLPALSLALMALLLALAANIGAGSMTAGFRQTFDDWLDQRLSAELYINPQTPAQARELQRWLPEQPAIAAVLPVWQVAPQLQGWPADLYGVIDHASYRQHWPLLEALGEQPWTQLASADTLMLSEQTARRLKVRLGDRLEIPVPVGQWAPQVVAIYADYGNPRGHLLVNAEHLLAHWPQLTPNRFNLRIEPAAVAPLVSALQQRFGLDDSRIVEQAQLKGWSSQIFERTFAATAALNSLTLGVAGVALFISLLTQSQSRLGQLAPLWALGVSRRQLMLLNLGQTWLLALLTLLLALPLGIALAWCLDTVINVQAFGWRLPLRVFPLQLVQLLALAVLATLLASAWPLLRLYRSQPADLLRTFAHED; encoded by the coding sequence ATGGCGGGCGTCTGGCCGGCGCGGGCGAGCACTGAGGTGCGGGTTTTCTGGCACAGCCTGCGGGCGCTGCTCAGCCATTGGCGGCGGCACCCGGTGCAGTTTTTCAGTGTGCTGACCGGGCTGTGGCTGGCCACCAGCCTGTTGACCGGGGTGCAGGCGCTCAACAGTCAGGCGCGGGACAGTTACGCCAAGGCCAGCCAGCTGATCGGCGGCGCGCCCCAGTCCAGCCTGGCCACGACCAATGGCGCGCCGTTTTCCCAGGACGTGTTCGTCGGCCTGCGCCGGGCCGGCTGGCCGGTGTCGCCGGTGGTGCAAGGCCGGTTGACGCTCAAGGGCCATGAGCAGCAGCGCCTGCAATTGCTGGGGATCGAGCCGCTGTCGTTGCCGGCCGGTTCGGCGGTCGCCGGCCAAGTGCTGGATTCCGCGCGGATGGTCGAATTCGTCAGCCCGCCGGGCAACACCTGGATCGCCCCGCAGACCCTGCAAGCCCTCGGCTATCGCGAAGGCGATCGGCCGACCACCGCGAGCGGCCAGCCACTGCCGCCGCTGCACAGCCAGGCGGACATGGCGCCGGGGCTGCTGCTGGTGGATATCGGTTTTGCCCAGTCGCTGCTGGGCTTGCCGCAGCAGCTCTCACGGCTGCTGTTGCCGGCGGATTTCGCCGCCAGCGCGCCGGCCTTGCCCGATGAATTCAAGGGCCTGCTGGTACTCAAGCGCGGCAGTGAGGAAAACGATCTGGCGCGCCTGACCGAGAGTTTTCACCTGAACCTCGATGCCCTGGGGTTCCTGTCGTTCCTGGTCGGCCTGTTTATCGTGCATGCGGCCATCGGCCTGGCCCTGGAGCAGCGGCGCGGCCTGCTGCGGACCCTGCGCGCCTGCGGGGTCAGCGCGCGGATGCTGATTGCCTGCCTCTGTGTCGAACTGGGCGGCCTGGCCTTGCTCGGCGGCCTGGCCGGGGTGCTCAGCGGCTACCTGCTGGCCAGTGTGCTGCTGCCGGATGTCGCCGCCAGCCTGCGTGGCCTGTATGGCGCCGAGGTAGCGGGGCAGTTGAGCCTGAGCCCCTGGTGGTGGTTCGGCGGCATCGGCCTGAGCCTGCTCGGCGCCTTGCTGGCGGGGGCCAACAGTCTGTTGCGGGCCGCGCGTTTGCCATTGCTGGCGCTGGCCGATCCCCAGGCCTGGCACCAGGCGTATGCGCGCTGGCTGCGGCGCCAGGCCTGGGTGGCGACGGCCCTGGCGGCGCTGGCGGGCGCGGCCTGGATCTGGGGCGACAGCCTGGGCAGCGGTTTTGTCCTGATGGCGGGCTTGCTGTTGGGGGCGGCCCTGGGGCTGCCGGTGTTGCTCAATGGGTTGCTCAGCGTGCTGCTCGGGCGCAGCCGGTCGGTGCTCGGGCAGTGGTTTCTCGCCGATTGCCGGCAGCAGTTGCCGGCCCTGAGCCTGGCCTTGATGGCGCTGCTGCTGGCCCTGGCCGCCAATATCGGCGCCGGCAGCATGACCGCCGGTTTTCGCCAGACCTTCGACGACTGGCTCGACCAGCGCCTGAGCGCCGAGCTGTACATCAATCCGCAAACCCCGGCACAGGCGCGGGAACTGCAACGCTGGCTGCCCGAGCAACCCGCCATTGCCGCGGTACTGCCGGTCTGGCAGGTGGCGCCGCAACTGCAAGGCTGGCCGGCGGACCTGTACGGGGTGATCGACCATGCCAGCTACCGCCAGCATTGGCCCTTGCTCGAGGCCCTGGGCGAGCAGCCCTGGACCCAACTGGCCAGCGCCGACACCCTGATGCTCAGCGAGCAGACCGCGCGCCGGCTCAAGGTGCGCCTGGGCGATCGGCTGGAGATTCCCGTGCCGGTGGGGCAGTGGGCGCCGCAAGTGGTGGCGATCTATGCCGACTACGGCAACCCCAGGGGCCATCTGCTGGTGAATGCCGAGCACCTGCTGGCGCATTGGCCGCAGCTGACGCCCAACCGCTTTAATCTGCGCATCGAACCCGCCGCCGTGGCGCCGCTGGTAAGCGCCTTGCAGCAGCGCTTTGGCCTCGACGACAGCCGCATCGTCGAGCAGGCGCAGCTCAAGGGCTGGTCGAGCCAGATATTCGAGCGCACCTTCGCCGCCACCGCCGCGCTCAACAGCCTGACCCTGGGGGTGGCCGGCGTGGCGCTGTTTATCAGCCTGCTGACCCAGAGCCAGAGCCGCCTCGGCCAGCTCGCGCCGCTGTGGGCGCTGGGGGTGAGCCGGCGCCAGTTGATGCTGCTCAACCTCGGGCAGACCTGGCTGCTGGCGCTGCTGACCTTGCTCCTGGCGCTGCCGCTGGGCATTGCCCTGGCCTGGTGCCTGGACACGGTGATCAACGTCCAGGCCTTCGGCTGGCGCCTGCCGTTGCGGGTGTTCCCGCTGCAACTGGTGCAACTGCTGGCCCTGGCGGTATTGGCCACCTTGCTTGCGTCGGCCTGGCCGTTGCTGCGGTTGTATCGCAGCCAGCCGGCGGATCTGCTCAGGACTTTCGCCCATGAAGATTGA
- a CDS encoding lipocalin-like domain-containing protein encodes MKIELLLGLLLVSALCGCDKGAEPAQGFAGLGEDAAAFTQVVPGRVFSFPADHGVHDGFRIEWWYLTADLKASDGQRLGVQWTLFRSALRAEPDQPGWQAPNVWLGHAAATSANTHHATERYARGGVGQAGVTVQPFKAWIDDWSFTSQSAGADPLAHMQLQASGPGFAYRLQLRSDRPLVLQGEGGYSRKSEQGQASYYYSQPFFQATGSLQIDGQTYEVSGPAWLDREWSSQPLAAGQSGWDWFSLHLDSGERLMLFRVRENHKPPYITGTWIEPNGHTQTLHKDDIQLTPLEDSKVAGRTLPTRWRLRIPGRGLDISAEALNPKAWMNLRIPYWEGPVQLSGSHTGSGYLEMTGY; translated from the coding sequence ATGAAGATTGAACTGCTGCTTGGCCTGTTACTGGTGTCAGCCCTGTGCGGTTGCGATAAAGGCGCCGAGCCGGCGCAAGGTTTCGCTGGCCTGGGCGAGGACGCCGCGGCGTTCACCCAGGTGGTGCCGGGGCGGGTGTTCAGCTTCCCGGCGGACCATGGTGTGCATGACGGTTTTCGCATCGAGTGGTGGTACCTCACCGCCGACCTCAAGGCCAGCGACGGCCAGCGCTTGGGCGTGCAGTGGACGCTGTTTCGCAGCGCCTTGCGCGCCGAGCCCGACCAGCCTGGCTGGCAGGCGCCCAATGTCTGGCTCGGTCACGCCGCCGCGACTTCGGCCAACACCCATCACGCCACCGAACGTTACGCCCGTGGTGGAGTGGGGCAGGCCGGGGTGACCGTGCAGCCGTTCAAGGCCTGGATCGACGACTGGAGTTTTACCAGCCAGTCCGCCGGTGCCGATCCGCTGGCCCATATGCAATTGCAGGCCAGCGGCCCGGGTTTCGCCTACCGCTTGCAGCTGCGCAGCGACCGGCCCCTGGTGCTTCAGGGCGAGGGCGGCTACAGCCGCAAGTCCGAGCAGGGCCAGGCGTCCTATTACTACAGCCAGCCGTTTTTCCAGGCCACCGGCAGCCTGCAGATCGATGGCCAGACCTATGAGGTCAGCGGCCCGGCCTGGCTCGACCGCGAATGGAGCAGCCAGCCCCTGGCGGCCGGGCAGAGCGGTTGGGACTGGTTCTCCCTGCACCTGGACAGCGGCGAGCGGCTGATGCTGTTCCGCGTGCGGGAAAACCACAAGCCGCCCTATATCACTGGCACCTGGATCGAGCCCAACGGCCACACCCAGACCCTGCACAAGGACGATATCCAGCTCACCCCGCTGGAGGATTCCAAGGTGGCCGGGCGCACGCTGCCCACCCGCTGGCGTCTGCGCATTCCCGGCCGCGGCCTGGATATCAGTGCCGAGGCACTCAACCCCAAGGCCTGGATGAACCTGCGCATTCCTTATTGGGAAGGCCCGGTGCAACTGAGCGGCAGCCATACCGGCAGCGGTTATCTGGAGATGACCGGTTATTAA